One Nematostella vectensis chromosome 10, jaNemVect1.1, whole genome shotgun sequence genomic window, TCCAGGCTGTAGAATACAAAATGAAGAGATATTGACATCCCAAAATTTTTAGAATAAAGAATTGAATAACTAATCCTTTGCTAAAAGGCTCAGTAATATGGAGTAATCCAACTGGCTGCGAGAAAAATATCAAGTAGGAAGACAACTGTTTCCTTActgtcagatatcaaatggccCATCCCTTAGTTGCTATTGTTACCAAGTTGTCTAAAAGTTTGTTATCCTCCTAACTTTTAGATATTGGTCCACAAGTTCACTATTATCTCCTTTGTGATGCTTTACCAGAAGATAGAGACCTACGGGAAAGGCTGCAGAGAGTACAACTAGTATGTCTATAGCAAGAGTTCTCAATAATATAAAATTATATGTTTAAGAAGTATTCATACTGAGTACCATTAGGACACAGCTATCTCAAACTCAGATAGCTTGACTTACAGACAAAACTTGGATAGGAAGAAGAGATGGGGTTCAGTAAATAACTTACTCAGCAAGAAGACATTTTTGTTTCAATGTTAAGAAGAGGAAAAATATGATGTATTATCATATTTATgatattgtttatcattgtcATTGGGTAGGAAGTAGAATTTAAATTTTGGGTTAAAGTTCTATCACATATAAAACAGAGTTTCtgtcattcttttttttttccatcaaCCTTGTTGACTTTAATCCCTGCTACCTCCTCTTCGGGGCTTGCATTGTAACAGTGTTTTACTTTACCATTTTCTAGGAAGATATTCTTGAGTGTCAGCAGCGTGAGAGAAGTGACACAAGTTTCTCAAGGACGTGTCTGTTTTGCAAACAGCATTTTGAAGGCAACCGGTGGGGAAatgaataaagaaataagCTCAAAATCCCCTTGGGTATTTACTATTGTTATTTGTGGTATCAGATCTCAGTTGCTTTCTCATATGGCAGAAGACCATGGCTTTAATGTTGGTTTACCAGATAATCTAGGTAGGTGTTAAAATATAAAGGCATGATGTCTGTAACTTCTAAATCACTGTGACCTTCTAGACCACTAAGACAAGGTctatttttcttataattgTGGTGATTATGACACCCACATGTACATAGATAATAATACTGCGAGCTTTGTGTgtaacagaaaaaaatccttgctAAGAAAATATATGATTTTTGGTTCAGGCCATATAGGTAGTCTATCTATATGGTATTCGGAAACATCAACCCCTCTTaaattttagatttttttcctTGTCTATCCTGTGGTGTGGTTTAAAATCTCTCTGGCTTTAACCCAAAAAGGTGGAGGTTTGCAAACAAATCTCCTGGTTCTTCAAAACAACAACGATGTTCAGCCAAAACTCAGAGGTTGACATCCCTAAATAAAATGGTTCTCTTTTTAGTTCACATCAATGAGTTCCTTGATCTGTTAGAAGAAAAACTAGAAAGGTAAGTTATCTTgacatttatttttcattatgtGCTGTTGTCAGTTCCAGTACTGTAGTCTTACATTAtgtgtttctattttttagtctCCACTGTCTTTACTGTGAGAAGGTTTTCAAAGACAGACAAATCTTGAAAGATCACATGAGGAAAAAACAACATAAGAAAATCAACCCAAAGAATAAAGAGTATGACAAGTTCTACATTATCAACTACTTGGTGAGTGCTGTACTTAtggtttggattttaattgtAACTCTTTAGCCCTTTGGGGGCTTTATCAGGTCTGTTTgaggccttgaaatatttAGGGGCAGGAGTGGGGGTACAATACAAACAGTTAAGAAaactggggggaggggggaggggcacagcTTTGCCAGCTACACTGGCTCCTTAATCATGTCCTATAATTTTCcgattgtttgttttattttatttttatttatttatttttttttggggggggtgggtgttGCCCAACCCTCTCCCTCTTCCACATGAGCGGTCTTATGTATCTTTAGGATAGAACTTTTCCTCAGACTTTTTGGGGGActgaaaaattactttttgtattttagtTTGTGTGTGTAGAATTGCTATTGGTATTTTCGGTGTTGCTAAATATACTTTTCTGTTAACCTGAAGCAACTAGATGGGGTATTAGAAACAATGATGTGCAGGGTATGAAATTTTTGTGTCTGCTTGTGAAATATAGCATGATCTCACTGGTGTTTGCAAGCAGTTCACTTAAAACTGACTGCCTTCACTGTATTTCTGCATCCCAGTGCCTTCTATGCCCAGTGGCAACAGTGGAATTTCAGACTAGACTATTATCAAAATGGTCAATACATTTCCTCATTGTTATTGCAGGAGTTGGGTAAAACATGGGAACAGATTCAGAACGAAGGAGATGAAGAATCAGAAACCAAAAACCCCGCTGAAACCGAGTAAACAATGAAACAGTTTTTAATTTGCCTTTTTTCCTTTGAGTTGTTGAAATGGACAATATTAACAGCACTAGTAAACAAGGCATTCAATTAATGGATAAAAGCTGGTGATTGGGGTACACACACGTTTGAATTCTTTGCACACTTGCTTTTTACTCAGTTCAGTTcttgttgtataaaacaaaaaggtcTACTTTTTTGTGCCTTTTCTCTTAATAATACATAAATGTATGAGTTTGAATTAAACAACAGTCAATTTaacttttttaataaaatactgTACCTTTTGATAATAAGATCTATTTTTTGAATAAACCCTTGGACAAATTCAGTATCAAGCTGGATGACGTAAGGTATAGAAAATGGTATATAGTATTATCAGTGACATCATCAAAAGATGGAAGAAATTATTTATATCTTTATAATACATCCTTGAAAAATGTCATCCAGATATCATGAGAAGTGCAATGGATTTGTTATTGTCTATACAAGAGTATAGAATTAAGTGAGTtgattttgttattgttgtttagGGAATGGAGTGACTGGACGGAGACACCGCCTCTTGCTGTTTGCTTGTTCTGTGAATATTCAACAACAGCTGTCGCTCAGTTGTTGCAGCACTTGAAGGTAATTAGTCAGTTTTCATGATGGTTtcactttttgtttttatttcaattgtttatttaaatttttctaAGATAACAGATATGACTGACACTTCTGGTTCCTTTTTGTAGGATGAACATGTGTTTGACATATTATCCATAAAAAATGACCTTGGTAAGTTAAAGAGGTTACCTCCCCatacccatgatgcattgctCTGATGGCCATTGTTCACACCAATGAAAGGAAGAACAAGCATGTCAAATGGTTAGGCAGCCATCATATATCCTTGTACAATGggtatttttaattttgaggGTTATAGAATTGAAAGTCAGGGTTTTTTTTGGAGGAGTGTTGTTCTTATTATTcattggattttttttctcctacCATGCCATGTTTAAATACAGTATAATTATTTACACTAAAGATGCAGTCATCGttaatttatttctattttaggTTTAGATTTTTATGGACAGGTGAAAATTGTGAATTACATCAGGAAAAAGGTAAAGTTTTGtagttaaaaaaatgattttgatTTAAGATatccataaaaaataaacctttttccATTTGGTTTTTGTCACTCATTTTGTAATAGTCCTGGcataaaataatttgatttggaaTAAAGAAATGGAATAAGTTATAGTTATACATGttaaaggatttttttctaattgtAGCTTATTGAAACATTTCTCTCTATGTTTTAACttctctcttttctttttcttttttttcatttcttgtaCTAAAGGTTTTTGAGCTTTCCTGTATAAATTGCTCAGAGAAGTTTGAGACCAGGGTAGCTATGCTAGAGCACTTGAAAAAATACAACCACTTTGCTCTTTCTGGTGACAGGACAACATGGGACCAGCCGCAGTAAGTAGCGTATGTTATAAACCAATTGGAAAACAGACTGCCCTGTTGGAAGGCTAATGCTTAAAACATCAGTGCAACTCATCTGTTTCATACAGGCACAAAACAtacttttcaaccttgtgttaaTTTATAGCTTGTCTACACCATGCCTACACAGACAGACCAtatagtttttctacagcttgtatgTAAGCTTTTTAGTAAGTTATACCAAGTAAATACAGGGAAGGAAATTTGGAAGTTGTTGCTATTTATAATGTAGTATTGTTTGATGTGTTTTCAGGTATTATTTTCCAACATATGAAAACGATGTTCTTTTATGCTGtttggatgatgatgatgatgatgatgatgatgatacccAAGATAATTGTGGCGACGTTGAAGACAGAGCAACAGAAAACAAAGGTGTtgaaacaaatattgaataatgtaatttttttaaacaccaTTAATATAGCATGGTAACTGGTCCACTACTAAACCATAGTATAGAGATACTTTTATCTCTTAAAAGACAATGACAAGGATAAAATAACAATTTGAAATattgtttgtatttatttataaagtaCATTAAGATTCTGACTGGACAAAGACCCTGCTACccatttaaaattttataaaaGCTATGAGTTGATATTTCTCAAAATACCTGATTCGATgtatattaaaatatatatttgatatttgaGTCCTTTTCTTGTATCAGTAATAAATATTGTACCCCAATCAATACTGCTCTCAAAGAAAGCTTTGCTTACTCTCCCTAAATAGGCACAGAACACAGAGAAATTTGGTGAAGAAAAGGGGGATAaagaaatcttttttttttaaatacaaaagAGATTCTAAAACATGTAGACTAAAAAATGTAtgaaacaaagacatgtaacCATCAAATTTCTAGTGTTCCTCCTTTAAAAATACCATTGGTGCATTATGTACAAAACATGAATTATTTGGGAGGAGTGATATATAtctatacagtggaacccctTCTATAAAGTCCTAACTAAAGTAAGCTCTGTACATTTTCTGTAAATTTCTGTGGGGATGGCTTGTGGATCCCAATGGTGTCTTTATTAAAGGTGCTCCACTGTATTTAGAACATGTCAAGCATTATCTGAAACTGATTAGAGTGTTGATTTATAGAGTGAGCCCGCTGCCATGGCTACcaacaaaaaaatttaaataaactaGCTACAACTTCACAACTAGATTCAGTCACATACTTTGATATGCACTAAAATATTTGTTTGCCTCTCTGGTTAGCTAGCTTTTGTCAATCAGATGTGAGCGAATTTATGTCAATAAAATAATATCATTGTTTTTCACAGAAGTGACAAGGTGGCCATGCTAGCATTTGTCACACTCACATTGGTAAATTTGAATTCGAATTTTGTCAATCTTAGGTGATTAcatagtctgcttagcagcaGCTCACATACGCCTTACCTGCCTTGTGGAGAAGGCATGCAAGAGAACTAAGAGCGGTTCTCTAAAAGGTTCATTAAAATTGTTGCATTagaatttaaaataaattgttGTCAGCCTGCCACCGTGCTCCCGTTCAACCTCTCTCTTCccaaacacctcaagctggtTTCTCATTTGTGGGTTTCTCAGCGAGGGTGGTCAGGGATGTGTAATAATAATTccaccttttttattttaccagcttcccacccctccctaatCTTCTCAGCACTGTGACATCATTGGCTTGTGGTATGTGGGGATTCTGTTCACTGGTTTTTCCTCTGAGGTTTGCTCAGGGATGGTGGTCAAAGGGGCGTCATCAGTTGGACTCTCAAGCTGCGATTGATGTTGTTGTGCTTGTACATGAGCAGCTACGATTTTCTCAGTTTCTTGTGCTATCTCCATGGCAACCGCCTCGGACCAGCTGCTCTGTGCCGCCTTAAGCCTGCTAGTCCAGGTTTCCTATGAATGAACACAAAGAGAATGATCAGAAAAAATCACAATTGTGAATGCAAAAATCGGATCaaccctcctcccccccataAAAATGCTGGTATTCTACGATAGCACAAACGGAGAAGAATAAGGCATGAATAAGACAGGGTACATTGTGAGTTCCAGGAATGTTTCAAGAGATCCTGCCTACCCCACTCCCCTTGGGAAAGATTTACCTACTgccatatatattttttgcccCACTTCCAGAAATCCTGGTCCTGTGCCTTTGTGTGACACATATAAAAGACCTACCTTGAGATTTTGCGTGGGTGCCTGCAATGTGTAGAGTCCAATGGTTTGCTTAAAGCGGCTGTAGTGAATGATTATGAACGAATTTTTCAGAGTGTTTCCTGAAAAGCATAGAAGGTGTTAATTAGTAACAACGAGGAAAGTACCTATACACAGGATGCAAGAATACAacctcaacccccccccccccccaaaaaaaaaaacaaaaaaaaaacaataagccTCATAAGGTAGTGCATGCAATGAGGCCTCCCAGtctatgttattttttttagggcTCCACTGCATGAAAACAGTTTTGTGGGTGCTAACAGTGTCCTTATTAACAGGATTCCACTCTTTTCTTTTGTACTATACCTGCATGGGTTGCTTCAGCATCGAAAACTATAAACCTGTCCAACGGGATAGGCTGAAATACCACAACAAAATTTGATTAACAAAAGGAAACAGATTGTACTGTGCATTGTGGTATGTCTTCCTTGTGATGGGAGGGGTGTGAAAGGGGTGTGTATTAGTTGGCATAGTGGGGTTAAGTCACCTGTTTACAGGCAGTAGACTGGATATTGTGGTAAGTCTTCCATGGGAGGGGTGTGTATTAGTTGGCATAGTGGAGTTAAGTCACCTGTTTACAGGCAGTAGACTGGATATTGTGGTAAGTCTTCCATGGGAGGGGTGTGAAAGGGGTGTGTATTAGTTGGCATAGTGGAGTTAAGTCACCTGTTTACAGGCAGTAGACTGGATATTGTGGTAAGTCTTCCATGGGAGGGGTGTGAAAGGGGTGTGTATTAGTTGGCATAGTGGGGTTAAGTCACCTGTTTACAGGCAGTAGACTGGATATTGTGGTAAGTCTTCCATGGGAGGGGTGTGAAAGGGGTGTGTATTAGTTGGCATAGTGGGGTTAAGTCACCTGTTTATAGACAGTAGACTGGACATTGTGGTAAGTCTTCCTTGTGATGGGAGGGGTGTGAAAGGGGTGTGTATTATTTGGCATAGTGGGGTTAAGTCACCTGTTTATAGACAGCATACTGGACATTCTGGTACGTCTTCCTTGTGATGGGGGGCCGTGATGGGAGGGGTGTGAAAGGGGTGTGTATTATTTGGCATAGTGGGGATAAGTCACCTGTTTATAGACAGTATACTGGACATTGTGGTACGTCTTCCTTGTGATGGGAGGGGTTGGGGGAGGGCTTTCCGTGCCCCCAGCGACTGCACCGGCCATCCCAGCCAGACTCaatttctagaaaaaaagacaGTTAAAAAAAACGCCTCATATAGCATAACCAGTAATTTAACCTGGGAAAAATGGGATTTTACTATTCTTTTAAATAATGCTGCAGATATTTGTAGATGCAAACACAAACTCCCACGCTACATGTAAACCAACCAACCTTGACAGCCTTGGGTTGAAGTTTCCTGTACCGCGTCAGAAGTAACATGTCGTCAAACAAGAAAGCATACACATCTTGCTTGGTGCTTTCTGTAACACATACACAATCAGCAATATTAACCTCctgaaaaaatactttttagtgTTGAGGCTGGAGTGTTGAGGCCGGTACGATCGGCACAGGTTCTCACATAAGATCAGAACAATTCATTTTAGTCTCCTATTTCAGTACATTGGAGTACAAGTACAAGtgggaaacaaaacaaaaaaagtacaagtgggaaacagaacaaaaaaaaagtacaagtgggaaacagaacaaaaaaaggaataaaaatgCAAAGAATTCTAGGCTAGAAAGACGATTCCTGTCCTCGTTCATTTCTGCTTGGTGGATACCGTAATGTTGGTTGACGCATGGATAATGAGAAAGTTCAGGATAGGTTGGGAGTAATATTTAATCACCGTTAAGCTATCCTATCGCCCGTGGCTGAAGAGGTTTCTTACCGTGTAACACCAGATGACCCTCATGAAGAAGTTGACGGTTCGCACTGGTCAGCAGTCCTTCGCAAGGCTGCTTCGCAAGGATTCCACGaagaaactgaaacaaaaatgataaaaagctAAGAAGAGAACTAATAAGCGAAGATTTTAGACTAACTGTGAACAGATTCTGTACACCCTCACGAACCCCGACTTTTATGAGTAACCCTTAGCCAAGCccctatttaaaaaatctgAATGTCATGGAGTCGTAGTAGAGTAATAATTCTCTTGCTACAACTGTGAATAAAACTGTTTTGAAATATCTACAAAATTCAGTCTTTTATGTCTTAGCCATTTATTTTGATCTTGCGACATGCGTTCTTATAAGCTGGTTATGTTTTATAGAACCTGGTCGCGAACGGGACGATAGTTACCAGGAAAGCGAACGGCATTTAGGCTGAAAAATAACCATGTGACAGGTATTCCCCAAGGGGTGGGTGAGCTGAAAACGGTTACCATGGTTCCTAGGGTAGCGCGCGGTCGCTACCTTACTTATCAGACAATGAGTCGAGCAAATTACACACCTCTGGTACATAAGTCTTAGGATCGAGCTCCACGATGGAGGGCCACACCAGGCATTTCTGTAACTCCTGCAAGCGCTCGAGATTTGCTAGAGATTTCACCTTTCCTTCAAGCTCCTCTGCAATTAGCAACGCGAATTCAGTTAAAACAGGGATAACTGAAAGCGGGTCAAAGTCAGTCACGCCAAAGAAaacccatttccatcggcttccTCGAGCGGGTAataggaacattttcaataaaatattgttaatGAAACATCAGACTTCAATCGTAAATGTGTATTATAAGCTTTTTTGCAAGTAAATCGTTGTTTTTCAAatgtacaaaaaataaaagaaaagtcagCTTTGTGAACAGACACTCACTGATTGACAGCTCCACTGACTTGATGACGGAGGATAGCGAGCTGTGTTGGTCATCTCCCTCCGATGTTCGTTTGCGGATGTTCTAAAACAATGTAAGAATGTTCTAATATATGCACCCTTCgtttctggggggggggggggggggggtaggggggcaCCCCACCACTAGCACTAGCTTTCTTATGTTAACCCGGACGTGGTAGAGCAGATTCGTCTACTTCACTAGGTTAGAGCAAGGCCTTGTAAAGAATGAAAACGTTGAACTCCAGGTTGCGGTTTGCTAAGAGAAGGCCAATCGCGCCGCCGTTTTATGCTCCTGCACAACCACTCAATTAAAGAACGATTCCCATCGGCtaaagaaagccaatcacatCGTGCTCCCGCATAATACCAAATCCctaaaagcatccatttccatcggttaattcaagcaagtgacTGAGATACTTTCAACGAAATATtgttaataaggtattaaaaTTCAATCGTGGGTGGTTATTTCGAGGTTGTCTTGCAGATAAACCGATATAGTTCCCActgtaaacaataataaaggagtgcttgatcgacattctttaagtcATCAATTGAAGGCTGTATTCTCACCTTGAGAAGTAGGGGGTACTTGGTGAGGTGCTGTAGCGGCGCGACTAGGAGGTCTGTCAGCTGAAGACGCTTACACCGTGGATCTGCCTCACACCACTACAAACCACACGCACGAACTGATTAGAGACCGAAAAGATTCTAACTGAAATTATTCCATTGCAGGATGCGCACTACCGTAGTCACAAGTCAAAGTGTGCAAAGCCACGGCTACGACTCTTTCGCACTTTGCGTGACATGTCACGGAGCGACGCATGCGCACTATCGTCTCCAGGTAGAACTCGTACTCGGAGTCGGATCTAAAGCTCTCTAAAGTTTCAAGAATGCCGCCCAATAGgtgacttgcgctaagagatcacgtgactgtttgggtggcaaactagtgcgcgctcaggcttttagcgggaaaataacagcaacaaaaagcaacattTTCAGCGCAGGGTGCTTTTATATATTTcgcgttctctggtgtgacgggcgcagtcttTTCTGGGTTTTTtcgtttgattattttgttttgaattcgCCACCaaatagtcacgtgatctcttagcgcaagtccccaaTCAGCATGAAGAGGCATATTTTTGATTGACGTGAGCTTCGTAGCTGGGAGGTTTCTGCAAAGCAaaggtggtcacggtagcgcgcgtcgcattgtGAAACTCAGAATAATTTATTCTATTTGCTAGTTTAGAGCAAATTTCAAAAGTTATCATAAGTACGAGTTAAAAGGTTAGAGAGGGAACGTTAGCGAATCACACCAAGACAAGGGTACTAGTTGCAAGAAAATGTAAATGTAACACGGTACCTTGACGAATTCCTGGAAATCTTCAGATTTCTTGCACTGGTCGAGGTACCCCAAGACTTTTGAGTAGTTAAGGCAGTACTCCTGATACTGAGGGTGGACACGCCAGCCAAACTGAGGACAAAAGAGACGTTATTTTAAGGTCTCCTTGAAATACTTGGCGCAACGCAACGCAGGGGACAAAAGTACAGTGGAACATCGCTCTAAGGACACTCGCTTGATAAGCACACCTCGTTATTTGGGACACCTTTCCCCATGACAGAAAGCTCTTATATCAAACAGGCTTAAAAAGTCGTCAATAAGTACAAGTTTTTTTGAGTTGCATCTTTTCATTATTTATAGGGTGCCACTGTTTAAGGACAGTTTTCTGGTTTTGTGGTTTCCAATGTGTTTCCTTATTGCCAGTATCACACCGTGTTAGGATCGTTTTGTGGGTCCTAATTGTGCCCTTCGGTCGTAGGTTGCATGCATGTCATTTGCTTACCTCTGTAAAGGCATTCACCACAGCGGCGGTACTGCCGAATTGTGAATTCGATTGATCGCCCTTGAACACGAGTAGTAGATCTTTGGCGAATTTTGCGCTAACCTAATAAGAAGTAGTAAAATATCAGCACAGAGACGGGATCCACCCACATCACGGCAAGATCACGTATACAGCCTTTTGGTCACGCACGGCATGGCTACACGTACGGCACACAGTAATACACTACACACGGTCACAGATGGCACGGTCACGCATGACACAGACACGTGCGACACGGTCACGCATGACATAATCATGCACGACACGGTTACGCGTGGCACAGTCACGTAAATCACGGTCACACATGACACTGTCACGTACGACACGGTCACGCATAACACAGTCACGTATGACACGGTCACGCATGACACAGTCACGTACGACACGGTCATGTATGAGACAGTCACGTGAAACACGGTCACACATGACACAGTCACGTATGAAACGGTCACTCATGACACAGTTATAGATGGCGCGGTCACGCATGATACAGTCACGTACGGCGGCGGCGCGgccacatatgacaaagtcaCATATGGTGCGGTCACGCATGATACAGTCACGCTTAACACGAATACGTATGACACCTTTACTGTCACAAAAGGCACGGTCACGATCACGGCACAGTCAATGAGCACGGCACCGTCACGTGTAGAAAGGTCACGCAAGAATGTACGGTCACACGATCAGGAACACTCACGCACAACATGGTCACGCAAGGTGATGCCAAAATGAAAATCCTCGTTTATCTTAAATTTACTGTTATGTATTGTTAGTGCAAAGACTGCCAAGTCAGATTTCTGCTCAAGATCCAAGATAGTTCAGTGGTACAAAATAGGATTTAATTGCTGACATACCTCGCATAATTCCTCTACATTACAGAAGATCATGTTGGGGTCAACATTCTGAAGGTACTCCTCCATCTGTTGCACGATTCGCAAGGGCTCCAGAAACACTTCTCTTAGGACCAAGACATGATCCATGAGGTACACCACCTCACTGTGAAACAGCTCCCATAATGCTTCGCGACGTTTATTCTCCTGATCAGAAAGACCGCTGGCGCCATCTGACAGCGGGCGACGGTTCCCTTGCGGGGATGACATGAATTGAGTCCAGTGACTGTCCTGTATAAATATAGGGTTTGAGTTCAGAAAGTCGTATTATCAAATGCTTGTATAAAAATAGGGTTTTAGTTCAAAAAGTCGTTTTATCAAACGCTTGTATAAATATAGGGTTTGAGTTCAGAAAGTCGTATTATAaaatgctttttgttgctgctaTTTTGTCGCTAAAGCCTGAGCGCGGGCtaagtttgccacccaaacggTCAAGtcatctcttagcgcaagtccttTATTCTCTTAGAACTGAAGCGATGTCATTCTTCTCATTTTTTCGcgcgcaatatttttttttgaatatgtactcatttttttaaatttttgcgCGATGCAAGTTCTGCGCTAAAAGCGCGTAAATATGAATGTAGCATACACTTATACAGCAAACTTCACCTTGTATTCGTCCAGTTCGTGCTCTATAACTAGATGTCGCGAGGTGTCCCGTAAACCAGTCAAAACTTCACGAAAATCTTCTACCGTTCGACCTTTCTCCTTTCCATAGAGCTGcacaaaaaagacaattttATTGCGATTAATTTAAATAACGCTGTTAATTGAAAAGTTGTCTTTCCTGTGGGGGGAGAGGAGATTTCTTATCTCGACACGTAGCTTATCAGATATAATCCCTGCATGGACACTGAAGTGGTGCCTTGTGTTTCTCTTTCCATACTGATAAATAACATTAGCTTTATATTTGGAAGATATccccaaaaaattaaaaatacggCAATTTTAGGCAATTTTCTTCTGCCTCTTTTGCCACTAGATAACACAATCCTCTGGCTTCTATTTTAGTCATTAGGACTCCTAGTGTCATTAGAAGTCGTTTTGCAAAAGCTTTctaacatttttaaaattgacATTAATAATAAGCTCACCATTTTCTTGTTGCGTCGAAGGAGAGACCATCTTGAGCGCTTCTCGGGATCAACTGTAGAACATGTCTAATGTCAGAATATCCTTGACTTGCAAAGACAAAAGGCACTAGCGAAGATTAGCCTACATCAAAATTTGACCGAAGGCCATCCAAAGACTAGCAAAGACTTACCGAAGACTAGCCGAACACTTACCGAAGGCTAGCAAGCACTGACCGAAGGCTAGCGAAGACTTACCAACGACCAATGGCCTACAGAGACGCCTGAAGACTTACCGATGCTATTTAGCGATGTTGAAGAACCGGAGAGGTCCTTTTTGTCCAATAGCGCGGATTTTTCTAGGTAGATTAAGAAGATGC contains:
- the LOC5522113 gene encoding zinc finger protein 277 — encoded protein: MADSRVDKSAGVGQSVKGPLVFPETEQDEALSDEKVFCMFCDREFENTRGKNDAVLHHLLVEHQLVIADVAQICDMRRYCEYWKGRLKEEPITNFCTVININSKPGDIGPQVHYYLLCDALPEDRDLRERLQRVQLEDILECQQRERSDTSFSRTCLFCKQHFEGNRSQLLSHMAEDHGFNVGLPDNLVHINEFLDLLEEKLESLHCLYCEKVFKDRQILKDHMRKKQHKKINPKNKEYDKFYIINYLELGKTWEQIQNEGDEESETKNPAETEEWSDWTETPPLAVCLFCEYSTTAVAQLLQHLKDEHVFDILSIKNDLGLDFYGQVKIVNYIRKKVFELSCINCSEKFETRVAMLEHLKKYNHFALSGDRTTWDQPQYYFPTYENDVLLCCLDDDDDDDDDDTQDNCGDVEDRATENKGVETNIE